One Bacillota bacterium genomic window, GACGTCATCCTCTGCGAGCGGGGCATCCGCACCTTCGAGCACGCGACCCGGAACACGCTGGATCTCAGCGCGGTCCCCCTGGTCAAGCAACGGAGCCACCTGCCGGTGGTGGTCGACCCCAGCCACGCCACCGGCCTCTGGGAGCTGGTGACCCCCATGGCGCTGGCGGCCGTGGCGGCGGGTGCCGACGGCCTCCTCATCGAGGTCCACCCCGACCCCTCCCAGGCGCTCTCCGACGGACGCCAGTCGCTGCGCCCCGACCGGCTGGCGCGGCTGGTGGCCCAGGCCGACGGCGTGGCGCGGGCGGTCGGCCGCTGGATCCTCCGGCCGGAGCAGGCCCTCGAGCGGCGGCCTGCCGCAGCCGCCGGCCGCTAGGAGGCGGCCGCCGTGCGCGAGCGGGCGGTGGCCATCCTCGGCCTCGGCCTGATCGGAGGCTCCATCGGCCGCGGCCTCGCCGGCCTGACGCGGCGACTCGGCTACGACCCCGACCCGGAGGCGCGCCGTCTCGCCGTGGAGGGGGGCGCGGTGGACGAGAGCCACCCGGAGCCGGGCCCCTGGCTGGGCGAGGCTTCCATGGTCCTCCTCGCCGCCCCGGCGGGCGCCCTGCCGGAGCTGGCGGCCCGGGCGGCGCCGTGGCTGGCGCCCGACGCGGTGGTCACCGACGTGGCCGGCGCCAAGGCGCGCGTGGCGGCGGCGCTGGCTCCCTTGCTCCCGCCGGGCCGGTACGTGCCCGGCCACCCGATGGCCGGGAGCGAGCATTCCGGCGGGCGTTACGCCGAGGCCGGCCTCTTCCGCGACGCCGTCTGGTTCCTCTGCCCGCCGCCGGGGTTGCAGGCAGGGGGCGGGGCCGAGGCCGAGGGCGAGAGCGCCTGGCGGCGGGTGGCGGCGCTGGTGGAGCGGCTGGGAGCGCGGCCGCGGCGCATCTCCGCGGAGGAACACGACCGCTGGGTCGCCCGGACGAGCCACCTTCCTTATCTGGTCGCGGCGGCGCTGGCCGAGGTCGCGGCCGAGGAGGATCCCGCGGAGATCCGCCAGGCGGTGGCGGGCGGCTTCCGCGACACCACCCGGGTGGTGGGGATGGATCCCGGGGTGGGCGCCGGCATGTGCCTTTCCAACCGGGACCAGCTGCTCCACGCCCTGGACCGTTTCCACGCGGCGCTGGACCGGCTCGAAGAGGCGCTCCGCCAGGACCGGGCGGAGGAGATGAGCGCGCTCCTGGCGCGGGCCCGGGAGGCGCGGGCGGTACTGCTGGAGGCGGGGGGCGGCGAAAGGGAGTCGCCGGTCTCCGCGGGGGGTGAGCTGCGCTGAGGGTGGAGCCGCTCGACCGGCCGCTGCGGGCTGTGCTCCGGCCGCCCGGGGACAAGTCGGTCTCGCACCGGGCGCTCCTCCTGGCGGCTGCGGCCAAGGGGCGCTCGCGCATCGCGGGGCTCGGCCCGGGCGCCGACGTCAGGAGCACGCTGCGCGCCCTGGCGTGCTTCGGTCCCCGTTTCGAGGAGCGCGACGGCGCCTGGGAGGTGGAGAGCCCGGGGCTCGACGGCTGGCACGAAGCGGAGGACGTGATCGACTGCGGCAACTCCGGCACCACCCTCCGGCTCCTCAGCGGCCTCGCCGCGACACGGCCCTTCCTGACGCTCCTGAGCGGCGACGGCTCGCTCCGGCGCCGGCCGATGGACCGGGTGGCGGAGCCGCTCCGCGCCATGGGCGCGCGGGTCGACGGGCGCGGGGCGGGCCGCTACGCCCCCCTGGCGGTGCGCGGCGGCGAGCTCCGCCCGCTCCGCTGGCGCAGCCCGGTGGCCAGCGCCCAGGTCAAGTCGGCGATCCTCCTGGCCGGCCTGCGCGCCGGGGGCGAGACGGCGGTGGAGGAGCCGGCGCCCAGCCGGGACCACACCGAGCGGCTCCTCGCCTGGCTCGGCCTGCCGGTGGCGACCGAGGGGCGGCTCGTCCGCCTGGCGGGTCCCGCCACCCCTCCGCCCTTCCGGCTGGAGGTGGCGGGGGATCCTTCCAGCGCCTTCCCCTGGGCGGTTCTGGCCGTCCTGACGCCGGGCTCCGAGCTGGAGGTGGAAGGGGTGCTCCTCAACCCGCTCCGCCTGGGCGGATACCGGCTTCTCCAGCGGATGGGCGCCGACGTGGAGTTCCTGCCCGAGCGCCAGGAGGCCGGCGAGCCGGTGGGACGGATCCGGCTCCGCTCCTCCCCGCTCCGCGCCGTCCGCGTGGACGAGGACGAGGTTCCGGCGGCGGTGGACGAGCTGCCCCTCCTGGCCGTGGCCGCCTGCGCGGCCGACGGCGAGAGCCACTTCCGGGGGCTGGGGGAGCTGCGCGTCAAGGAGAGCGACCGCGTGCGCGCCATGGCCGAGGGGCTGGCGGCCATGGGCCTTCCCGTCACGGAGGAAGGCGACGGCTGGCGTGTGCGCGGTCCGGGGCGCGCCCGCTCGGCGCGCGTCTCCAGCCTGGGCGACCACCGCGTGGCCATGGCGCTGGCGGTGGCGGCCTGGGCGCTCCTCCGGCCGGGCGAGGCGGTGGAGCTGGAGGGGGCGGAGAGCGTGGCCATCTCCTACCCCGGCTTCTTCCGCGAGGTGAGGCCGGCGTGATCCGCCTGGCCGTGGTGGGCGACCCGGTGGCGCACAGCCTCTCGCCCGTCCTGCAGCGGGCCGCGCTGGCCGCGGCGGGCCTGGCCGGCAGCTACACCGCCCTGCGGGTGGAGCGGGGGAGGCTGGCCGAACGGGCGGCCGAGCTGGAACGGGAGGGCTTCCTCGGGCTGAACGTGACCATGCCGCTGAAGGAAGAGGCGCTGACGCTGGCCGCGGCCGCCTCGCGCCGGGCGCGCCGGGCGGGGGCGGCCAATACGCTTCGGCGCCGGCGCGAGGGCGGCTGGGAGGCGGAGAACACCGACGTGGAGGCGGTGGCGGGGGCGCTCCGGGAGGCGGGCTGGCCGCCGGGTCCCTCCCTGATCCTGGGGGCCGGCGGGGCGGCGGCGGGGGCGGCGCTCGCGCTGGGTGAGCTGGGCGCCCCCCGGGTCGTCTTCCTCGCCCGCAACCGGGCGAGGGGAGAGCGGTTGGCGGCGCGGCTGGCCGCCTTCTACCCGGGCACGGGCTGGGAGGTGGCCGACTGGCCGACGGGGGGCGCCGCGGAGAATCTGCAGGGCCGGGGCCGGCCGGCGGCCACGCTCCTGGTCCAGGCGACCCCGCTGGGCATGGAAGGAAGCGGGGCCCTCCACCCCTTCCCCCCGGAACGCTGGCTGGAAGTCCTCGCGCCCGGGGGTTGGGTGCTGGAGATGGTCTACCGGCCGCTGCGGACGCCGCTCCTGGCGGCCGCCGCGGAGCGGGGCTTCCGCAGCGTCGACGGGCTGGAGCTCCTCCTCCGGCAGGGTGCGGCCTCCTTCACTTACTGGACCGGGCGACCGGCCCCCCTCCGCGCGATGCGGGCGGCCCTGGAGGAGGTGCTGGCTTGTTCCGCTGGCTGACCGGGGGCGAGTCCCACGGTCCGGGGCTGACGGTGGTGGTGGACGGGCTGCCGGCAGGCGTGCCGCTGGCCGCGGAACGGCTTGCGGCGGAGATGGCGCGCCGCCAGCGCGGCTACGGACGGGGCGGGCGGATGCGCATCGAGCGGGACCAGGCCCGCTTCCTGGGCGGCGTCCGGCACGGCCGGAGCACGGGAGCCCCTGTCGTCCTCTGGATCGAGAACCGGGACTGGCCGACCTGGGAGGCGGTGATGGACCCCGCCGGAGCGGCTCCCGCCACCGGGGCCGGCGAGGTCACCGGTTCCGCCCCCCTCACCGCCGCCGAGCGGCGAGCGGCGCCGGTGGAGCGGCCGCGGCCGGGCCACGCCGACCTGGCCGGGGCGCTCAAGTACGGCCACCGCGACATGCGGGACGTCCTGGAACGGGCGAGCGCCCGGGAGACGGCGGCGCGGACCGCCGCCGGCGCGGTCGCCCGCGCCTTGCTGGAAGAGCTGGGGATCGAGGTGGGCAGCTTCGTGGAGCGGATCGGTCCCGCCGCCTGGGAGCGAGAGCCCGCCTTCCCCGCCGATCCGGATCCGTGGCGCCGCTGGGCGGAGGCGGCCGAGGGCTCGCCCGTCCGCTGCCCGGACGGCGCCGCGGGGGCGGCCATGATGGCCGCCATCGACGAGGCGCTGCGGGCGGGCGACACGCTGGGAGGCCGCTTCGTCGCCTTCGCCCTGGGCGTCCCCCCGGGCCTGGGCAGCTACGTCCAGTGGGACCGGCGCCTGGACGGGCGCCTGGCGCAGGCGATCCTCTCCATCCCGGGGGTGAAGGCGGTGGCCGTGGGAGCGGGCGAGAGCATGGCGGAGCTGCCGGGCTCGCTCGTCCACGACCCGCTCGAGCCCGACCCCCGCGGCCCGCGGCCCGGTCGCTTCCACCGCTCCAGCGACCGGGCGGGGGGGATCGAGGGCGGGGTGACCAACGGGGAGCCGGTGGTGGTCAGCGGCGTGATGAAGCCGCTGGCCACGCTGCGGAAGGCGCTGCCGTCGGTCCACATGCCCAGCGGCCGCCCCGGCGACGCGACCTTCGAGAGGTCGGACGTCTGCGTGGTGCCGGCGGCGGGCGTGGTGGCCGAGGCGATGCTGGCCCTGGTCCTGGCCGAAGCGCTGCTGGAGAAGTTCGGCGGCGACAGCCTGGAGGAGGTCCGCGGACGCCTGGAGGAGCGGCGCCGCGCCTGGGAGGCGGGCTGGCCGTGGGCGTGACCGCGGCGGGCCGGTCGCCGGCCCCGCGCCTGGCGCTGGTCGGGCTGAGCGGGAGCGGGAAGGGGACGGTGGGCCGCCTCCTCGCGCGCAGGCTGGGAGTCCCCTTCCTGGATCTGGACCGGCTGGTGGAGCTGGAGGCAGGCGCCCCCGTGGCCGCCATCTGGTCGGCGGAGGGCGAGGAAGGCTTCCGCCGCCGCGAGGCGGGCGCGCTGGAGCGGGCGCTGACGCTGGAGGCGGTGGTGCTCGCCACGGGCGGCGGGACGCCCCTCCTGCCCGGCGCGATGGAGCGGCTCCTCGCCTGGGGAAGGGTGGTCTGGCTGGACGCGCCGCCCGAAAGGCTGGCCGCGCGGCTCGAGGGAGAGGAGGCGCGGGCGCGGCCGCTCTTCCGGGGGGGAAGGCCGCTGGAGCTCCTCCGCCGCCAGCTGCAGGAGCGCTCCCCGGTCTACCGGCGCGCGATCCGGGTGGAGGCGGGCGGACCGCCCGGGGAGGTGGCGGAACGGGTCCGCGCGGCCGCCGCCCTGGGCGAGGACTGCCCGCCCCTCGAACCGCGCCTTCTGCCGGTGGGCGACCGCTACGAGGTGGAGATGAGCCTGGCCGCGCCCGAGCGGCTGGCAGGCTGGCTGGCGCAGCAGGGCGCCCGCCGGGCGGTGATCCTGGCCGAGCCGCTCACCGCAGCCCTGGCCGGCGTCGAGGTGGAGGAAGCCTGCCGCCGGCGCGGCCTGCGGGCGGAGCTCCTCCTCTATCCGGGCGGCGAGGAGGCGAAGCGCCTCCCGACGGTGGAGCGCCTCTACCACGACCTTCTCCGCCTCGGCGCCGACCGCTCCACCTGGCTCCTGGCCGTCGGCGGCGGCGTCACCACCGACCTGGGCGGCTTCGTCGCCGCCACCTTCCTGCGCGGGCTGCCCTGGGTGGCGGTGCCGACCACGCTGCTCGCCCAGGTGGACGCAGCCATCGGCGGCAAGACCGGCGTCGACCTGGAAGAGGGGAAGAACCTGGTGGGCGCCTTCTACCCGCCCCGGCGGGTGGCGGTCGATCTGCGCTGGCTGATGGCGCTGCCGGGTGAGCTCTTCCTCGAGGGGATGGGGGAGGTGGTGAAGGCGGCGATCATCGCCGGCGAGCCCCTCTTCGGCTGGCTTGAACGGGAGCGCCCGGCGATCCTGGCGCGGCGGCCCGAGGCGCTCCAGACCCTGGTCGCGCGCGCGGCGGCGGTCAAGGCGGAGGTGGTGGCCGCCGACGAGCGCGAGGCCGGCCCGCGGGAGGTGCTCAACCTGGGGCACACCTTCGCCCACGCCCTGGAGGCGGCCAGCGGCTACCGGCTCCGCCACGGCGCCGCGGTGGGCGTGGGCCTCCGCCTGGCCGCGCGGCGGGCGGCGGAGGAAGGGCTCCTGCCGGAGACGGAACGGGCGCGGATCGAGGCGCTCCTGGACGCCTACGGGCTGGGCGCCCCGCCCGGGCGGCTCGGCGAGGCGGCGCTGGGCGAGGCGCTGGCGGTGGACAAGAAGCGGCGGAGCGGCCGGCTCCGCCTGGTCCTGCCCAGGGCGGTGGGCGACGTCCGCACCGGCCACGCCTGTGACGCCGCCGACCTGGCGGCGTGGCTGGCCCGCGCCGTGGAGCGGTTATCCTGGGAGGCGGGGCCGGTGGGCGGTCCGGCTTCCTGAGGGTCGCAGGCGTCGACCCGGGACCCCCTTCCGGCCGACGGCGAGCTCGAGGAGAAGGTGAGGCGTTGGATCGGCTCTACGGGGTGGCGGTCCCCGATCTCCGCCGGCTGCCCGCCGGCCTGGAGGCGGGGGCGCTGGTGGTGGCCGCCCCCTCGCCCCGCGACTGGAGCGGGCTGCTGCGCGAGGCGGAAGCGGTGGCGCGCGGCCGCGGGCTGTGGGTGGTGGTGGCCGGGGCGCGGCGGGAGGCCGGCCGCCGGCTCCTCT contains:
- the aroB gene encoding 3-dehydroquinate synthase; the protein is MGVTAAGRSPAPRLALVGLSGSGKGTVGRLLARRLGVPFLDLDRLVELEAGAPVAAIWSAEGEEGFRRREAGALERALTLEAVVLATGGGTPLLPGAMERLLAWGRVVWLDAPPERLAARLEGEEARARPLFRGGRPLELLRRQLQERSPVYRRAIRVEAGGPPGEVAERVRAAAALGEDCPPLEPRLLPVGDRYEVEMSLAAPERLAGWLAQQGARRAVILAEPLTAALAGVEVEEACRRRGLRAELLLYPGGEEAKRLPTVERLYHDLLRLGADRSTWLLAVGGGVTTDLGGFVAATFLRGLPWVAVPTTLLAQVDAAIGGKTGVDLEEGKNLVGAFYPPRRVAVDLRWLMALPGELFLEGMGEVVKAAIIAGEPLFGWLERERPAILARRPEALQTLVARAAAVKAEVVAADEREAGPREVLNLGHTFAHALEAASGYRLRHGAAVGVGLRLAARRAAEEGLLPETERARIEALLDAYGLGAPPGRLGEAALGEALAVDKKRRSGRLRLVLPRAVGDVRTGHACDAADLAAWLARAVERLSWEAGPVGGPAS
- a CDS encoding prephenate dehydrogenase, with the translated sequence MRERAVAILGLGLIGGSIGRGLAGLTRRLGYDPDPEARRLAVEGGAVDESHPEPGPWLGEASMVLLAAPAGALPELAARAAPWLAPDAVVTDVAGAKARVAAALAPLLPPGRYVPGHPMAGSEHSGGRYAEAGLFRDAVWFLCPPPGLQAGGGAEAEGESAWRRVAALVERLGARPRRISAEEHDRWVARTSHLPYLVAAALAEVAAEEDPAEIRQAVAGGFRDTTRVVGMDPGVGAGMCLSNRDQLLHALDRFHAALDRLEEALRQDRAEEMSALLARAREARAVLLEAGGGERESPVSAGGELR
- the aroC gene encoding chorismate synthase; this encodes MFRWLTGGESHGPGLTVVVDGLPAGVPLAAERLAAEMARRQRGYGRGGRMRIERDQARFLGGVRHGRSTGAPVVLWIENRDWPTWEAVMDPAGAAPATGAGEVTGSAPLTAAERRAAPVERPRPGHADLAGALKYGHRDMRDVLERASARETAARTAAGAVARALLEELGIEVGSFVERIGPAAWEREPAFPADPDPWRRWAEAAEGSPVRCPDGAAGAAMMAAIDEALRAGDTLGGRFVAFALGVPPGLGSYVQWDRRLDGRLAQAILSIPGVKAVAVGAGESMAELPGSLVHDPLEPDPRGPRPGRFHRSSDRAGGIEGGVTNGEPVVVSGVMKPLATLRKALPSVHMPSGRPGDATFERSDVCVVPAAGVVAEAMLALVLAEALLEKFGGDSLEEVRGRLEERRRAWEAGWPWA
- a CDS encoding shikimate dehydrogenase encodes the protein MIRLAVVGDPVAHSLSPVLQRAALAAAGLAGSYTALRVERGRLAERAAELEREGFLGLNVTMPLKEEALTLAAAASRRARRAGAANTLRRRREGGWEAENTDVEAVAGALREAGWPPGPSLILGAGGAAAGAALALGELGAPRVVFLARNRARGERLAARLAAFYPGTGWEVADWPTGGAAENLQGRGRPAATLLVQATPLGMEGSGALHPFPPERWLEVLAPGGWVLEMVYRPLRTPLLAAAAERGFRSVDGLELLLRQGAASFTYWTGRPAPLRAMRAALEEVLACSAG
- the aroA gene encoding 3-phosphoshikimate 1-carboxyvinyltransferase; translation: MEPLDRPLRAVLRPPGDKSVSHRALLLAAAAKGRSRIAGLGPGADVRSTLRALACFGPRFEERDGAWEVESPGLDGWHEAEDVIDCGNSGTTLRLLSGLAATRPFLTLLSGDGSLRRRPMDRVAEPLRAMGARVDGRGAGRYAPLAVRGGELRPLRWRSPVASAQVKSAILLAGLRAGGETAVEEPAPSRDHTERLLAWLGLPVATEGRLVRLAGPATPPPFRLEVAGDPSSAFPWAVLAVLTPGSELEVEGVLLNPLRLGGYRLLQRMGADVEFLPERQEAGEPVGRIRLRSSPLRAVRVDEDEVPAAVDELPLLAVAACAADGESHFRGLGELRVKESDRVRAMAEGLAAMGLPVTEEGDGWRVRGPGRARSARVSSLGDHRVAMALAVAAWALLRPGEAVELEGAESVAISYPGFFREVRPA